In one Rhopalosiphum padi isolate XX-2018 chromosome 3, ASM2088224v1, whole genome shotgun sequence genomic region, the following are encoded:
- the LOC132927883 gene encoding uncharacterized protein LOC132927883 has translation MLFVMDDQIGWIIVEFVDDESVEVVPNCWLKNNSCAWPKASKQAKKYVQKRIKPNMNDFIFYKSRQIGHKVYSSYNEAKIKLPLAMHKSDLSSADDIIDGMTKRKRKFPYYRGQSLSPATTIKSKKLEKVNNSKQIKMSSNSCPPRYHDVSQSVNLNEETNIFEPSDDSNDVSYDSDKDPLWKIDKSQSKSVIDGINCITPEKHASSLVNKPIDDIEHIISSPVGTWTVEKNEDTQLLYKTSSDRNSIKVKKILFCDQNIENTGSSGITANILKLPQDTTILQNQPNISNDFQRFITNTLVNMKYDIGSILSIVQSNSININTLMANKNTSAKNITNLDNIFPIKNHDELESLEIKIKTDENFKNTLVTQLSVLIDVNDLGNSVRRIVSRMLSDVLLSNYSLHGFKSKLCFSGLNTYRVIIDAIRVNVKYSVVPEKEIDNSLGIWLSHAPFRIKKVSQKQEKLSRSLL, from the exons atggaTGATCAAATAGGATGGATTATTGTTGAGTTTGTTGATGATGAAAGTGTTGAAGTGGTACCAAACTgttggttaaaaaataattcttgcgCTTGGCCTAAAGCTTCTAAACAAGCGAAAAAATATGTCCAAAAAAGAATTAAGCCAAATatgaatgattttatattttacaaatccaGACAAATTGGACATAAAGTTTATA GTTCATATAAtgaagcaaaaataaaattgccatTGGCAATGCATAAATCAGACTTATCAAGTGCTGATGACATTATTGATGGTATGACAAAAAGAAAAAGGAAATTTCCTTATTATAGAGGTCAAAGTTTGTCTCCTGCCAcaactataaaatcaaaaaaacttgaaaaagttaataattcaaaacaaataaaaatgtcttctaATAGCTGTCCCCCTCGTTATCACG atgtttcTCAGTCAGTTAATTTAAACGaggaaacaaatatttttgaaccttCTGATGATTCAAATGATGTGTCTTATGACTCGGACAAAGATCCTCTTTGGAAAATCGATAAAAgccaaa gcaaATCTGTTATTGAtggtattaattgtataacacCTGAAAAACATGCCTCTTCATTAGTTAATAAACCCATTGATGATATAGAACATATAATTTCATCTCCTGTTGGGACTTGGACGGTTGAAAAAAATGAggatacacaattattatataaaacaagttCTGATCGAAATAgtatcaaagttaaaaaaatattattttgtgatcaaaatattgaaaacacag gatCATCTGGTATTAcagctaatattttaaaactgccaCAAGATACtacaattttacaaaaccaGCCAAATATATCTAATG ATTTTCAACGGTTTATTACTAACACTTtggtaaatatgaaatatgacaTTGGCAGCATTTTAAGTATTGTACAATCaaacagtattaatattaatacattgatggctaataaaaatacatcagcCAAAAATATCACAAATCTTGACAACATATTTCCTATTAAAAATCATGATGAATTAGAGTcattggaaataaaaattaagactgatgaaaactttaaaaatacattg GTTACTCAATTATCAGTGTTAATAGATGTTAATGATCTTGGAAATAGTGTTCGAAGAATTGTTTCAAGAATGTTAAGTGATGTTTTGCTATCTAATTATTCGTTACATGGATTTAAGTCTAAGCTATGTTTTTCAGGCTTAAATACCTATCGtgttattatag atGCTATACGAGTTAACGTCAAGTACAGTGTTGTTCCTGAAAAAGAAATAGATAACTCATTAGGAATTTGGCTATCCCATGCTCCATTCCGCATTAAAAAAGTATCCCAAAAACAAGAAAAACTCTCAAGAAGCCTTTTatga